DNA sequence from the Synergistota bacterium genome:
CGTGTAAAAGCAGATGAAATGAAAGATGCAAGCAGTTTAGAGGTGATGGTAGAATGAAGAAAGAGAGAGAAATGATATGCATACTCTGTCCCAATGGATGCAATCTGCTCGTCCGCTATGAAGAAGGAAATCCGGACAGCATGGAAGTTGAAAATGCTATATGCCCCAAGGGAAAAGAATACGCGAAGAATGAGATCTTTTTCCCGAAGAGAACTATAGCTTCAAGCATACTCGTTGAGGGAGGAGAGCTACCCTTAGTGAGCGTGAAGGTAGATAGACCAATCCCAAAGGATAAAATATTTGATGTCATGAAGGA
Encoded proteins:
- a CDS encoding DUF1667 domain-containing protein, with product MKKEREMICILCPNGCNLLVRYEEGNPDSMEVENAICPKGKEYAKNEIFFPKRTIASSILVEGGELPLVSVKVDRPIPKDKIFDVMKEIKKACVKAPIKVGDILIENVAGTGANIVATKTVERV